A window of Candidatus Hydrogenedentota bacterium contains these coding sequences:
- a CDS encoding helix-turn-helix domain-containing protein, producing MEKILTVNDVADILQVKAITVREMFREKRLRGFKVGKAWRTTEPMLREDIAALARGESPEALPAPGDGPTDRSPVAAAPEPAPAPAPTPPPAPTPASPTPTPTPTPTPAPTPAPAPASPTPDTPSTESAEKPRTPRKATTAKEKDDSDDDTQQLLF from the coding sequence ATGGAAAAAATCCTCACTGTCAACGATGTCGCCGATATCCTCCAGGTAAAGGCTATTACGGTTCGTGAGATGTTTCGCGAGAAGCGGCTGCGCGGCTTCAAGGTGGGCAAGGCGTGGCGCACGACAGAGCCCATGCTGCGCGAGGACATCGCCGCACTGGCCCGGGGAGAGTCGCCCGAGGCGCTGCCCGCGCCCGGTGACGGCCCAACCGACCGGTCGCCGGTGGCCGCCGCGCCAGAACCAGCGCCCGCGCCGGCGCCAACTCCCCCACCCGCGCCCACGCCCGCATCCCCCACGCCGACGCCGACGCCGACGCCAACACCTGCGCCAACACCTGCGCCCGCGCCCGCATCCCCCACGCCGGACACGCCTTCGACGGAATCCGCGGAAAAGCCCCGGACACCGCGCAAGGCCACAACGGCGAAAGAGAAGGACGACAGCGACGACGATACGCAACAATTGCTTTTCTAG
- a CDS encoding sugar phosphate isomerase/epimerase produces the protein MTPNDPAVTGSSCTGRKRRSKAKPRPPNNRKAFIVKFGICSEIFKDWNDIARTVNFVKEAGYDGLEVAPFTFAPYVTEISSATRAEIVKRAAEAELDILGIHWVFVGPEGVHLTHPDPAVRAFTADYLKALVNFCGDIGGEVIIFGSPKQRNVEEGVSYDEAFGYALGTFEAAMPVCEERGVTICLEPLTHLETNFLQSAAETVTLIDAVNHPNFQLILDTKAMAFEKDDRATVIRRYKDKLRHYHANDENLHGPGFGEIDFAPIFAALKDIDFQHYVSVEVFNFEPGPETIARKSLEYMKQFV, from the coding sequence ATGACGCCAAACGATCCGGCGGTAACCGGGTCTTCGTGTACCGGCCGGAAGAGACGGTCGAAAGCGAAGCCGCGGCCGCCGAATAACCGGAAAGCCTTCATAGTGAAATTTGGAATTTGCAGCGAGATCTTCAAGGATTGGAACGACATTGCCCGCACGGTTAATTTCGTTAAGGAAGCCGGCTACGACGGGCTTGAGGTCGCGCCCTTCACCTTTGCGCCCTATGTGACCGAAATTTCCAGCGCGACCCGCGCCGAAATCGTCAAGCGCGCCGCCGAGGCCGAACTCGATATTCTCGGCATCCACTGGGTCTTCGTCGGCCCCGAAGGCGTACACCTGACCCATCCCGACCCCGCCGTGCGCGCGTTCACCGCCGATTACCTCAAGGCCCTGGTCAACTTCTGCGGCGACATCGGCGGCGAGGTCATCATTTTTGGATCGCCCAAGCAGCGCAACGTCGAGGAAGGCGTCTCCTACGACGAGGCCTTCGGCTACGCCCTCGGCACGTTCGAGGCCGCCATGCCCGTTTGCGAGGAGCGCGGCGTCACGATCTGCCTGGAGCCGCTTACGCATCTGGAAACCAATTTCCTCCAGAGCGCGGCCGAGACGGTTACGCTGATCGACGCCGTCAATCACCCGAACTTCCAACTGATTCTCGATACGAAGGCCATGGCCTTCGAGAAGGACGATCGCGCCACGGTCATCCGCCGTTACAAAGACAAGCTCCGGCATTACCACGCCAACGACGAGAACCTCCACGGCCCCGGCTTTGGCGAGATCGACTTCGCGCCGATCTTCGCGGCCCTGAAGGACATCGATTTCCAGCACTACGTGTCGGTCGAAGTGTTCAACTTCGAGCCGGGGCCGGAGACCATCGCCCGCAAGAGCCTCGAGTACATGAAGCAGTTCGTCTAA
- a CDS encoding diguanylate cyclase yields MKQRILVLDDEASILELLKQHLEEEGYECESFTSAPSALVELKSNRYDLIITDLKMPEIHGIEVVVRAKELDPEVAVIVVTALMEVTNAIEAMRAGADDYLLKPFNLSEISLAVEKALDRRRLLIENRAYKRELESRVKEATADLERTNRELRSTQEYLESLLHSTVDAILTIDAQARISFANEGTVHMFGYSRDALHDMTFAQLLHGGPDEIAYINRMLRHDKPLQNYETEISHRSGALVPVNMSLSQVHSPDRDSLSTLAICKDITQQKRLENELKEMSIKDSLTCLYNQRYFYDRLDAEIERATRQGHPLSLLLFDIDKFKPYNDCHGHLEGDKVLRTAGEVVLECTREHVDIGFRYGGDEFTVILPEADERQGYVIAERIRQSFESKRFDRLTLSIGLMEYKQGSTLRSFIRFADAMMYDAKRSGGNRVFVYRPEETVESEAAAAE; encoded by the coding sequence GTGAAGCAGCGTATCCTGGTGCTGGATGACGAGGCGAGCATTCTCGAACTCTTGAAGCAACATCTGGAGGAGGAGGGGTATGAATGCGAATCGTTCACTTCCGCGCCGTCAGCCCTGGTTGAACTCAAGTCGAACCGCTACGATCTGATCATTACCGATCTGAAAATGCCGGAAATACACGGCATTGAGGTTGTTGTGCGGGCCAAGGAACTCGATCCCGAGGTGGCGGTGATCGTGGTGACCGCGCTGATGGAAGTCACCAACGCCATCGAGGCGATGCGGGCCGGGGCCGACGACTATTTGCTGAAGCCCTTCAATCTCTCGGAAATCTCGCTGGCCGTCGAAAAGGCGCTGGACCGGCGGCGCCTCCTGATCGAAAACCGGGCCTACAAGCGCGAGCTCGAATCCCGCGTCAAGGAGGCCACGGCCGACCTGGAGCGGACGAACCGCGAGCTGCGGTCAACCCAGGAGTACCTCGAAAGCCTGCTCCACAGCACGGTCGACGCCATCTTGACCATCGATGCGCAGGCGCGCATATCCTTCGCGAACGAAGGCACGGTGCACATGTTCGGGTACAGCCGCGACGCCCTGCACGACATGACGTTCGCCCAGTTGTTGCATGGCGGGCCGGACGAGATCGCGTATATCAACCGCATGTTGCGGCACGATAAGCCGCTCCAGAATTACGAGACCGAGATCTCGCACCGGAGCGGCGCACTCGTTCCGGTGAACATGTCCCTGTCCCAGGTACACAGCCCAGACCGGGACTCCCTGTCCACCCTGGCGATCTGCAAGGACATCACCCAGCAAAAGCGGCTGGAGAACGAGCTCAAGGAGATGTCCATCAAGGACAGCCTCACCTGCCTCTATAACCAGCGCTACTTCTACGACCGGCTCGACGCGGAAATCGAGCGCGCCACGCGCCAGGGCCATCCGCTGTCGCTGCTCCTCTTCGATATTGACAAGTTCAAGCCGTATAATGACTGCCACGGGCACCTCGAAGGCGACAAGGTCCTGCGGACGGCGGGCGAAGTGGTGCTCGAATGCACCCGTGAGCACGTTGATATCGGCTTCCGTTACGGGGGCGACGAGTTCACCGTTATCCTCCCCGAAGCGGACGAGCGGCAGGGCTATGTGATCGCCGAGCGTATCAGGCAGTCGTTCGAGTCCAAGCGCTTCGACCGCCTGACCCTCAGTATCGGCCTGATGGAGTACAAGCAGGGCAGCACGCTCCGCTCCTTCATTCGCTTCGCGGACGCCATGATGTATGACGCCAAACGATCCGGCGGTAACCGGGTCTTCGTGTACCGGCCGGAAGAGACGGTCGAAAGCGAAGCCGCGGCCGCCGAATAA
- a CDS encoding DUF4129 domain-containing protein codes for MKYRLQKSGRRPSLASTDFHSLMRAQDPEPEANEPDPGGAPTDFRSLTARDANPVTRTPPRTATDMLIDGLTPLLIFVMCYTVLFFLLDVRFIYTEVNDISLRWVAFFFLVGIVASNRLLARDNSPEGFLYPIIFGGSMGLYTLSISTFYENSSSVARNFMNDAPWIATAFNVAIVVLIWWVVNRLTHECCVDENKTAGDVGILTGAARKFQRRMRSQNADDDPAGLYASASHAEFAREQGKAFMPMNVLEPFDPAEGYKPRTKPAPKYNLDFSQRLSDKHPGISILYFSVPVMLVFTLGIRVVQQGGPGWVAAGHFYAGIYTLAALLLLLLTSLGGIRQYFRARMIAMPAPMGYFWLGLGVVMAVMVLVAAARLPGPDLPPMAAVGEHQTDFWSRGSTFALAAPAARPMELLEASRAVELVGNGVLILFGLFGAYLALNRAAAGAAWMARHRHRFPGVVGRFFDWLERALTALTHLPSLPNLRGTPRIDRGIATCAHYENSLGSADRTAMSPADHVAYAYEALCALAYDLGVPREAGQTPYEFIGAFPAPLRKLKAEARELTRLYVQSAYSPRPLSPDDERSVRRFWVAYNQARRRVLR; via the coding sequence ATGAAATATCGCCTGCAAAAATCGGGTAGGCGGCCTTCCCTGGCATCGACCGATTTCCACTCGCTGATGCGCGCGCAGGACCCCGAGCCGGAGGCGAACGAGCCGGACCCGGGCGGAGCGCCGACGGATTTCCGATCGCTCACGGCCCGGGACGCCAATCCCGTCACCCGGACGCCGCCGCGCACCGCGACGGACATGCTGATCGACGGCCTCACGCCGCTGTTGATCTTCGTAATGTGTTACACGGTCCTCTTCTTCCTCCTGGATGTGCGATTTATTTACACCGAGGTGAACGACATATCGCTTCGCTGGGTGGCGTTCTTCTTCCTGGTGGGGATTGTGGCGTCGAACCGGCTGCTGGCGCGGGACAACAGCCCGGAAGGTTTTCTCTACCCGATCATCTTTGGCGGAAGCATGGGGCTTTACACCCTCTCGATCTCCACGTTCTACGAAAACAGCAGCTCCGTCGCGCGGAACTTCATGAACGACGCCCCCTGGATCGCCACGGCGTTTAATGTGGCGATCGTGGTCCTGATCTGGTGGGTGGTGAACCGGCTGACGCACGAGTGCTGCGTCGACGAGAACAAAACGGCGGGCGACGTGGGAATTCTTACGGGCGCCGCGCGAAAGTTCCAGCGGCGCATGCGGTCGCAAAACGCGGACGACGACCCCGCGGGCCTGTACGCGAGCGCCAGTCACGCCGAGTTCGCCCGGGAGCAAGGCAAGGCCTTCATGCCGATGAACGTGCTGGAACCGTTCGACCCGGCGGAAGGGTATAAACCCCGGACGAAGCCCGCGCCCAAATACAACCTGGACTTCTCGCAACGCCTTTCCGACAAGCACCCGGGCATCTCGATCCTGTACTTTTCCGTACCCGTAATGCTCGTCTTCACACTCGGCATTCGCGTGGTGCAGCAGGGCGGTCCCGGTTGGGTTGCCGCGGGGCACTTCTATGCCGGCATCTACACGCTCGCGGCGCTCCTCCTGCTCCTGCTCACGAGCCTGGGCGGTATCCGGCAGTATTTTCGCGCGCGCATGATCGCCATGCCGGCCCCGATGGGCTATTTCTGGCTCGGGCTCGGCGTCGTCATGGCGGTCATGGTGCTCGTGGCGGCCGCGCGCCTCCCGGGGCCCGATCTGCCGCCCATGGCGGCGGTGGGAGAGCACCAGACCGATTTCTGGTCCCGGGGCTCCACCTTCGCGCTGGCGGCGCCCGCCGCGCGGCCGATGGAGCTGCTGGAGGCCTCCCGCGCCGTCGAGTTGGTTGGGAATGGCGTCCTGATCCTGTTCGGGCTCTTCGGCGCCTACCTGGCGCTGAACCGCGCGGCGGCGGGCGCGGCCTGGATGGCCCGGCATCGCCACCGCTTCCCCGGCGTCGTGGGGCGCTTCTTCGATTGGCTCGAACGCGCCCTCACCGCGCTGACGCACCTCCCCAGCCTGCCGAACCTTCGCGGGACGCCGCGTATCGACCGGGGCATCGCGACCTGCGCGCACTACGAGAACTCGCTCGGGAGCGCGGACCGCACGGCCATGTCCCCCGCCGATCACGTGGCGTACGCGTACGAGGCGCTCTGCGCGCTGGCCTACGATCTCGGGGTTCCTCGCGAAGCCGGCCAGACGCCCTACGAATTCATCGGCGCGTTTCCCGCGCCGCTTCGCAAGCTCAAGGCCGAGGCGCGGGAGTTGACACGGCTCTACGTGCAGTCGGCCTATTCGCCGAGGCCGCTCTCACCGGACGACGAACGGTCGGTCCGGCGCTTCTGGGTCGCCTACAACCAGGCGCGCCGCCGGGTGCTCCGGTGA
- a CDS encoding glycosyltransferase family 39 protein, which translates to MNSTLNQSGPWRDLLALVGLAAACRLLFLLAMPRVLDSADAIHYVETAARLASGDFFGYDPKIPIFYPLLGAFASLVFADMEQACRAVSLVASVLTVIPVYLLARDLHGTAPARIAGLIFALWPWLIDYASRVSTEATAVLLWTGGVWLFARGMRRGGAAVAGAAACFFALSLTRPEGLFVLLATAGALPVLCGWRERRAWRRFAAFAGLAALLVIANTFYVRALTGQTTANYRAGFIVEEFAYQRFVQTAVETFSDVIPVMLGPLLFLFLGVGFFQARDRARDPRLEATVLFFAAAQWGLSLFVLSPAPRYLMAPLIVLSMWSACGMHLAAGQIRAWRARPAWLARLPLVAVILFFLGHAAITVGSEHLGRRPREPREYKEAGLWMAANLTPGLIFTRKPQVGFYAGMPSTGPAPDDSLAEALDRARAAGAAYVVVDERYTAAMVPGLRPLLDPAAEHPGLRRLKTFESYPESRVVVYALAPAPDDR; encoded by the coding sequence GTGAACTCGACGTTAAACCAAAGCGGCCCCTGGCGCGATCTCCTCGCGCTGGTGGGGCTGGCCGCCGCATGCCGGCTGCTGTTTCTCCTCGCGATGCCGCGCGTGCTGGACTCGGCGGATGCGATTCACTATGTGGAGACGGCGGCGCGTCTGGCGTCTGGGGACTTCTTCGGCTACGACCCGAAGATCCCTATCTTCTACCCGCTGCTGGGGGCTTTTGCGAGCCTGGTGTTCGCCGATATGGAACAGGCCTGCCGTGCGGTCTCGTTGGTCGCGTCGGTATTGACCGTCATTCCCGTGTACCTGCTGGCGCGGGACCTGCACGGAACGGCGCCGGCGCGGATCGCGGGCCTGATCTTCGCGCTGTGGCCGTGGCTGATAGACTACGCATCGCGGGTCTCCACGGAGGCGACGGCGGTGCTGCTGTGGACCGGCGGGGTCTGGCTCTTCGCGCGGGGCATGCGCCGGGGCGGCGCGGCGGTGGCCGGCGCGGCGGCGTGCTTCTTCGCGCTGTCGCTGACGCGCCCGGAGGGGCTTTTCGTGCTGCTGGCGACCGCCGGGGCGCTGCCCGTCCTCTGCGGATGGCGTGAGAGGCGGGCCTGGCGCCGTTTCGCGGCCTTCGCAGGACTGGCGGCGTTGCTCGTGATTGCAAACACATTCTACGTGCGCGCGCTGACGGGCCAGACGACGGCGAACTACCGCGCCGGGTTCATCGTGGAGGAGTTCGCGTACCAGCGCTTTGTGCAGACGGCGGTGGAGACGTTCAGCGATGTCATTCCCGTCATGCTGGGGCCCCTGCTCTTCCTCTTCCTGGGCGTGGGGTTCTTTCAGGCGCGGGATCGGGCGCGGGATCCGCGCCTCGAAGCCACGGTGCTGTTTTTCGCGGCGGCGCAATGGGGCCTGAGCCTGTTTGTACTCTCCCCCGCGCCGCGTTACCTCATGGCGCCGCTGATCGTGCTCTCGATGTGGTCCGCCTGCGGAATGCACCTGGCGGCGGGCCAGATCCGCGCGTGGCGCGCCCGTCCGGCGTGGCTGGCGCGCTTGCCGCTGGTTGCGGTGATTCTGTTTTTCCTGGGACACGCGGCCATCACCGTGGGGTCGGAACACCTCGGGCGGCGCCCCCGCGAACCCCGGGAATACAAGGAGGCAGGGTTGTGGATGGCCGCGAACCTGACGCCGGGCCTGATCTTCACACGCAAGCCGCAGGTGGGCTTTTACGCGGGCATGCCCTCCACCGGCCCCGCGCCGGACGATTCGCTCGCGGAGGCCCTGGATCGCGCGCGCGCGGCCGGCGCGGCCTATGTGGTGGTGGATGAGCGCTATACGGCCGCGATGGTTCCCGGGCTGCGCCCGCTGCTGGATCCGGCGGCGGAACACCCGGGCCTGCGGCGGCTGAAGACGTTCGAAAGCTACCCGGAATCGCGGGTGGTGGTGTACGCCCTTGCTCCCGCACCAGATGATCGATGA
- a CDS encoding DUF58 domain-containing protein — translation MKNLIWFLAAAGALSLAFVLQSPYMAFAVYAFLLLVALAHVSSLAWLSGLDCTRVLSRDTVMQGEEVTVRVHVENRRGWPIPWIFLEDYHPLDFPRSGQNKRLAFLMPGRSVTLEYRLRCPRRGYHRIGPLLMESGDLFGLQRRFRTGVRQDYVAVLPTVAYIETFNIATRRPQGPVRLSNRIYVDPTRISNIREYQPGDPLNTIHWKATARTGTLHVKTHEPSSVIGGTLVLDLHGDSYKPDRKEERMELAITTAASIAYLLQLSGEQVGMITNARDAAEAAEYDVAERETLSRQEVDAEVAGEREGTRISPLCVETIRSPFQAQRIIENLARVLPTDGLDGMGLVMSQYHRLPRDATLMVVAPIITDRMALALGAIKLAGFQVTVFLIMDQPAYLEAAAFLAPHNIPVFHIEHERSLHEISPAKIG, via the coding sequence ATGAAGAACCTGATCTGGTTTCTTGCCGCCGCTGGCGCGCTCAGCCTGGCGTTTGTGCTGCAAAGCCCCTACATGGCCTTTGCGGTCTACGCCTTTCTGTTGCTCGTGGCGCTCGCGCACGTGTCGTCGCTGGCCTGGCTGTCGGGCCTGGACTGCACACGGGTGCTGTCGCGGGACACGGTCATGCAGGGCGAGGAAGTGACGGTTCGGGTCCACGTGGAGAACCGGCGCGGCTGGCCCATCCCCTGGATCTTTCTGGAGGACTACCACCCCCTGGATTTTCCGCGCTCGGGCCAGAACAAGCGGCTGGCCTTCCTGATGCCGGGCCGCTCGGTCACGCTGGAGTACCGGCTGCGCTGCCCGCGCCGGGGCTACCACCGGATCGGCCCCCTGCTGATGGAGTCGGGGGATCTCTTCGGATTACAGCGGCGATTTCGGACCGGCGTCCGGCAGGATTACGTGGCCGTGCTGCCGACCGTGGCCTACATCGAAACGTTCAACATTGCGACCAGGCGCCCGCAGGGCCCGGTGCGGCTCTCGAACCGCATCTACGTGGACCCGACCCGGATCAGCAATATCCGCGAGTACCAGCCCGGGGATCCGTTGAACACGATACACTGGAAGGCGACGGCGCGCACCGGGACGCTGCACGTGAAGACGCACGAACCGTCAAGCGTGATCGGCGGCACACTTGTGCTGGATCTGCACGGAGACAGCTACAAGCCCGACCGGAAGGAGGAGCGGATGGAGCTGGCAATCACGACGGCGGCCTCTATCGCGTACCTGCTGCAGCTGTCCGGGGAGCAGGTGGGGATGATTACGAACGCGCGGGATGCGGCGGAAGCAGCGGAATACGACGTGGCGGAGCGCGAGACGCTGAGCCGCCAGGAAGTCGACGCGGAGGTGGCGGGCGAGCGGGAAGGCACGCGGATTAGCCCGCTCTGCGTTGAGACGATCCGGAGCCCGTTCCAGGCGCAGCGGATCATCGAGAACCTCGCGCGGGTGCTGCCGACGGACGGGCTGGATGGGATGGGCCTGGTCATGAGCCAGTACCACCGGCTGCCGCGGGACGCCACGTTGATGGTGGTCGCCCCGATCATTACGGACCGGATGGCGCTTGCGCTGGGCGCGATCAAGCTGGCGGGTTTCCAGGTGACCGTGTTTCTCATCATGGATCAGCCCGCCTACCTGGAGGCGGCCGCCTTTCTGGCGCCACACAACATTCCCGTGTTCCACATCGAACACGAGCGGAGCCTGCATGAAATATCGCCTGCAAAAATCGGGTAG
- a CDS encoding aldo/keto reductase — translation MQYRKLGVSNLKVSVLSFGAWQLGDPGYWGSSPPIRPGEAVRAAIDGGINLFDTAEVYGNGESERLLGQALGADRKRVLIASKVLPQNCAPARLRASCEASLRRLGTDYIDLYQVHWPFRNRPVLDLQGRPVPDPPDVISACETLRALQNEGKIRFIGLSNFGPEDMEDWFFHGVADANQIGYNLISRAAEFDVIPSCRAHQLGVLAYMPLMQGLLAHRWDSVEALPVARRRTRHFSGRREGVRHGEPGHETLLLETVTALRSFSDAIGVPLATVSVCWVLAQPGVTSAIVGARSPEQVQRNLRAALLNLGPAAIAQLNEISGPLKRAMGKNADLWQGEKASRIG, via the coding sequence ATGCAGTACCGGAAACTGGGGGTAAGTAATCTCAAGGTGTCCGTACTGTCTTTTGGCGCCTGGCAGTTGGGGGATCCGGGGTATTGGGGGAGCTCCCCCCCGATCCGGCCCGGAGAGGCGGTTCGCGCGGCGATAGACGGCGGGATTAATCTGTTCGACACGGCCGAGGTCTACGGCAACGGCGAGTCGGAGCGCCTGCTCGGACAGGCGCTCGGCGCGGACCGCAAGCGCGTGCTCATCGCGAGCAAGGTGCTCCCGCAGAACTGCGCGCCCGCGCGCCTGCGCGCGTCGTGCGAGGCCAGCCTGCGCCGGTTGGGCACCGATTATATTGACCTCTACCAGGTGCACTGGCCCTTTCGGAACCGGCCCGTGCTGGACTTGCAGGGGCGGCCCGTGCCGGATCCCCCGGATGTGATATCCGCATGTGAGACGCTCCGCGCGCTACAAAACGAGGGCAAGATCCGCTTCATCGGCCTCTCGAATTTCGGTCCGGAAGACATGGAGGACTGGTTCTTTCATGGCGTGGCCGACGCGAACCAGATCGGCTACAACCTGATCAGCCGCGCGGCGGAATTCGATGTGATCCCGTCCTGCCGCGCCCACCAGCTCGGCGTGCTCGCGTATATGCCGCTCATGCAGGGGCTGCTCGCGCACCGCTGGGACTCGGTGGAAGCCCTGCCCGTGGCCCGGCGGCGAACCCGCCACTTCAGCGGGCGCCGCGAAGGCGTCCGGCACGGCGAGCCGGGCCACGAAACGTTGCTGCTGGAAACGGTCACCGCGCTCCGGTCCTTCTCGGACGCCATCGGGGTGCCGCTGGCGACTGTCAGTGTGTGCTGGGTCCTGGCGCAGCCTGGTGTTACGTCCGCTATCGTCGGAGCGCGCTCCCCCGAACAGGTGCAGCGCAATCTGCGCGCGGCCTTGTTGAACCTGGGTCCGGCGGCCATCGCCCAGCTAAACGAAATCTCCGGCCCGCTCAAGCGCGCTATGGGCAAGAACGCGGATCTGTGGCAAGGGGAAAAGGCGAGCCGGATTGGCTGA
- a CDS encoding glycosyltransferase family 9 protein, with product MSGKTLVIHTGGVGDFICALPALARLRANGPLEIAGIPERAALAVAAGIADAAHDLDRADFHTAFRMPSDRLRAFCAPFARAVVWMKDEDGALARGLRAAGIGEAQCFPGIPPAEWARHAAPWYADCLGVEIELPFQLEFPRAHCAPDVVLHPGSGDPKKNWPLDRFRALADRLGDAGLTYAWCLGPAEESLAPPPQPALQEMSLTALAGVLARARLFVGNDSGIGHLASVAGCPAVSIFGPTDPAVWRPIGPRTRVLQGTPWPEVEAVWAAARELLGIRA from the coding sequence ATGAGCGGGAAAACGCTGGTCATACACACCGGGGGCGTGGGCGATTTCATCTGCGCGCTGCCCGCCCTGGCGCGCCTCCGAGCGAATGGCCCGCTGGAGATTGCCGGCATCCCGGAGCGCGCGGCTCTGGCCGTGGCGGCGGGCATCGCGGACGCCGCCCACGACCTGGATCGCGCCGATTTCCACACGGCTTTCCGTATGCCATCGGACCGGCTGCGCGCGTTCTGCGCCCCATTCGCGCGTGCGGTGGTGTGGATGAAGGATGAGGACGGCGCCCTGGCGCGGGGGCTGCGCGCGGCGGGCATTGGGGAGGCGCAGTGTTTCCCGGGCATTCCCCCGGCGGAGTGGGCGCGGCACGCGGCGCCGTGGTACGCGGATTGCCTCGGCGTGGAGATTGAACTGCCATTTCAGCTTGAATTTCCGCGGGCCCATTGCGCACCGGACGTCGTCCTCCATCCCGGGAGCGGCGATCCGAAAAAAAACTGGCCGCTGGACCGGTTCCGCGCCCTCGCGGATCGGTTGGGCGATGCGGGACTCACCTACGCGTGGTGTCTCGGGCCCGCCGAGGAAAGCCTCGCGCCGCCGCCGCAACCCGCGCTTCAAGAAATGTCCCTGACCGCGCTGGCCGGCGTGCTCGCCCGCGCGCGGCTCTTCGTCGGTAACGACAGCGGCATCGGCCACCTGGCCTCCGTGGCGGGTTGTCCGGCCGTGTCGATCTTCGGCCCAACGGACCCGGCGGTGTGGCGCCCCATCGGCCCGCGCACGCGGGTGCTTCAAGGGACGCCGTGGCCGGAGGTCGAGGCGGTGTGGGCGGCGGCGCGGGAGCTGCTGGGGATCCGGGCGTAG